Proteins co-encoded in one Bacillus infantis NRRL B-14911 genomic window:
- a CDS encoding N-acetyltransferase encodes MHYFVHESSYIDENVKIGEGTKIWHFSHIHSGAEIGEKCSIGQNVNISNNVKIGSGVKIQNNVSVYEGVELEDYVFCGPSMVFTNDLTPRSKYPKGSASYKRTLVKYGASIGANATIVCGNTIGSWAMVASGAVVTKNVPDYALMAGVPAKQIGWVCECGLPLKEDYNCKKCNRSYELKDGSLFEIK; translated from the coding sequence ATGCATTATTTTGTACATGAAAGTAGTTACATTGATGAGAATGTAAAAATTGGTGAAGGAACGAAGATATGGCATTTTAGTCACATCCATTCTGGTGCCGAAATTGGAGAAAAATGTTCAATCGGGCAGAATGTAAATATATCAAACAACGTGAAAATTGGTAGCGGAGTAAAGATTCAAAATAATGTTTCAGTATATGAGGGTGTAGAATTAGAGGACTATGTGTTTTGTGGTCCATCAATGGTATTTACCAATGATTTAACTCCAAGAAGTAAATATCCTAAAGGTAGTGCTTCATATAAAAGGACATTAGTTAAATACGGCGCCTCTATAGGAGCAAACGCAACGATTGTATGTGGTAATACTATTGGTTCCTGGGCAATGGTTGCCTCTGGAGCCGTTGTAACAAAAAATGTTCCAGACTATGCATTAATGGCTGGGGTTCCGGCAAAACAAATTGGTTGGGTTTGTGAATGCGGTCTTCCTTTAAAGGAAGACTATAATTGTAAAAAATGTAACAGGTCTTATGAATTAAAAGATGGTAGTTTATTTGAAATTAAATAA
- a CDS encoding Gfo/Idh/MocA family protein, with amino-acid sequence MNFAIVGCGFIAKKHAAAIDKTDAARLVAVCDKVPATMEFYKKEYDAEPYTELEQMLEVDDIDIVCICTPSGFHASIAVQIAEAKKHIIVEKPIAMSIEDTDKIIGACNLNNVKLAVVHPNRFRPVVQELRKIMDQGLLGKISHASCIVNWNRNQEYYDQAPWRGTKQHDGGVLMNQAIHNLDLLLWFMGTPDQVFSMEATRLRNIEAEDVSVGTIKFDSGALGTVEASTTVYPKNYEESITIFGEKGTVKIGGTNALYFEHLDIMDMTDDETKDLKDSIKADPWGTPGHQWIIEDMINAINENREPAVTGKDGKSVLKLVLFLYESAKLNQPVNYR; translated from the coding sequence ATGAATTTTGCAATTGTCGGATGTGGCTTTATAGCCAAAAAGCATGCAGCAGCAATTGATAAAACTGATGCTGCAAGGCTTGTTGCAGTCTGTGATAAAGTTCCAGCTACAATGGAATTTTACAAAAAAGAATATGATGCAGAACCTTATACAGAACTAGAACAAATGCTTGAAGTAGATGATATTGATATAGTTTGTATTTGTACTCCAAGTGGTTTCCATGCTTCCATTGCAGTTCAAATAGCGGAAGCAAAAAAGCATATTATTGTAGAAAAACCAATTGCGATGTCAATTGAAGATACCGATAAAATCATAGGCGCTTGTAACTTAAATAATGTGAAATTAGCGGTGGTTCATCCAAATCGTTTTAGACCGGTTGTTCAAGAGTTGAGAAAAATTATGGACCAGGGGTTATTAGGAAAGATTAGCCATGCAAGCTGTATAGTGAATTGGAACAGAAATCAGGAATATTATGACCAAGCTCCTTGGAGAGGAACTAAACAGCATGATGGTGGAGTACTAATGAATCAAGCAATTCATAATCTTGATTTATTGTTATGGTTTATGGGAACTCCTGACCAAGTGTTTAGTATGGAAGCAACAAGACTTAGGAATATAGAAGCTGAAGATGTGTCTGTCGGAACAATAAAGTTTGATTCAGGCGCACTTGGAACGGTAGAAGCTTCAACTACTGTATATCCTAAAAACTATGAAGAGTCTATTACAATATTCGGTGAAAAAGGTACCGTGAAAATTGGTGGTACAAACGCATTGTATTTTGAGCATCTTGATATTATGGATATGACAGATGATGAAACTAAGGATTTGAAAGATAGTATTAAAGCAGACCCTTGGGGAACTCCAGGTCACCAATGGATTATTGAGGACATGATAAATGCTATTAATGAAAATCGGGAGCCAGCTGTTACCGGTAAAGACGGTAAGAGTGTTCTTAAATTAGTACTATTTCTCTATGAATCTGCTAAGTTAAATCAACCAGTTAATTATAGATGA
- a CDS encoding NeuD/PglB/VioB family sugar acetyltransferase yields the protein MVDFFELKVPTLGPNDEFATISEWLIEDDEGIKDGQGIVVVETTKTTIELEAESNGFLYRLVEEGEEVTPGTTIAIITTEKNRDLVEKFKQNQSNESKENQSEIPGDVQLTKKAAALVEKLNISYDQLPKGVILKEVDIYKISEEKKSKATKSQPMNNERTPLNISDHSQKVLIYGGGGHAKMCIDIIRQMHNLSIAGIIDDGLEVGSHVVGVPVLGDKSILDQLYDEGYRLIVIGVGAITNHTLREQIFNLLKDKGFRFPNIIHPKAAIEPSALLGEGNQVMANAVIGSEVKLGSNNIINCGTVVSHDSTIYSNVHLTPGAILAGGVTIRDNTIVGMGTTVYLQVEIGSNVVIQNNCRITRNINDNQYIKDHY from the coding sequence ATGGTTGATTTTTTTGAATTAAAGGTCCCTACATTAGGACCAAATGATGAATTTGCGACTATTAGTGAGTGGCTTATCGAGGATGACGAAGGAATTAAAGACGGTCAGGGAATAGTAGTAGTAGAAACAACAAAAACAACTATTGAATTAGAAGCAGAAAGTAATGGCTTTTTATATCGTCTCGTAGAAGAAGGAGAAGAGGTAACGCCAGGGACTACGATTGCTATTATAACGACTGAAAAGAATAGAGACCTAGTTGAAAAATTCAAGCAAAATCAATCTAATGAGTCCAAGGAAAATCAATCAGAAATACCTGGTGATGTTCAATTAACTAAGAAAGCCGCAGCACTGGTTGAAAAATTAAATATTAGTTATGACCAACTTCCTAAAGGTGTTATTTTAAAAGAAGTTGATATTTATAAAATTAGTGAAGAGAAAAAATCAAAAGCGACTAAATCTCAGCCAATGAACAATGAACGTACACCTTTAAATATCAGTGATCACTCTCAAAAGGTTTTAATATATGGTGGCGGTGGCCATGCAAAAATGTGTATCGATATCATCAGACAAATGCATAACTTATCCATTGCTGGTATTATCGACGATGGTCTAGAAGTTGGTTCCCATGTAGTGGGCGTTCCTGTTTTAGGAGATAAAAGTATTTTAGATCAATTATATGATGAAGGATATCGTTTAATCGTAATTGGTGTTGGTGCTATAACAAACCATACTTTAAGAGAACAGATATTTAATCTACTAAAAGACAAAGGTTTTCGTTTCCCAAATATCATTCATCCAAAGGCAGCAATTGAACCGTCTGCTTTATTAGGTGAAGGTAACCAAGTGATGGCTAATGCCGTTATTGGAAGTGAAGTTAAGTTAGGTAGTAACAACATTATTAATTGTGGCACAGTTGTTTCCCATGACTCAACTATCTATAGCAATGTACATCTTACCCCAGGTGCTATTCTAGCAGGAGGCGTAACAATTAGAGATAATACTATTGTAGGTATGGGCACTACTGTGTACTTACAAGTTGAAATCGGAAGTAATGTGGTTATTCAAAATAACTGTAGAATTACTAGAAATATAAATGATAATCAGTACATTAAAGATCATTATTAA
- the galE gene encoding UDP-glucose 4-epimerase GalE, producing MNILVTGGAGYIGSHTCIALLEAGHSVIIADNLCNSKRETVEKVTDITNKEITFFEIDVTDEQAVDEVFNKNKIDGVIHFAGLKAVGESVDIPLTYYYNNIVSTMILVKACQKYCVNRFVFSSSSTVYGDNTVPFVETMDLLSTTNPYGETKAISERILSDIAKANPKFSVALLRYFNPIGAHESGLIGEAPNGIPNNLMPYVTQVAKGKLAKLRVFGNDYPTIDGTGVRDYIHVLDLAEGHVAALDNLKEGAHVYNLGTGQGTSVLELVKAFKEANSIEVPYEIVERRPGDIASCYADASKAKRELGWIAKRDIVAMCRDAWRFEKNYKDLVESK from the coding sequence GTGAATATATTAGTTACCGGTGGTGCAGGATATATAGGGTCCCATACCTGTATTGCTTTGTTGGAAGCAGGGCATTCAGTAATAATTGCTGATAATCTTTGTAATAGTAAGCGTGAGACCGTTGAGAAAGTTACAGATATTACAAATAAAGAAATAACTTTTTTTGAGATTGATGTAACGGATGAACAAGCTGTTGATGAAGTTTTTAATAAAAATAAAATAGATGGTGTTATTCATTTTGCTGGCTTAAAAGCAGTAGGCGAATCAGTAGACATACCATTAACTTACTATTATAACAACATAGTTAGCACTATGATTCTTGTTAAAGCATGTCAGAAATATTGTGTAAACCGTTTTGTTTTCAGTTCATCATCAACTGTATATGGAGACAACACTGTGCCATTTGTAGAAACAATGGATCTTTTATCTACTACTAATCCTTACGGTGAAACAAAAGCGATAAGTGAGAGGATTCTTTCGGATATAGCTAAAGCAAATCCGAAATTTTCGGTTGCTCTTCTTCGATATTTTAATCCAATAGGAGCTCATGAAAGTGGATTGATTGGTGAAGCTCCTAACGGTATCCCAAATAACCTTATGCCATATGTTACTCAGGTAGCTAAAGGAAAACTAGCGAAACTTCGAGTTTTTGGTAACGACTATCCAACAATAGATGGTACCGGTGTAAGAGACTATATTCATGTATTGGATTTGGCAGAAGGACATGTTGCAGCGTTAGATAATCTTAAAGAAGGTGCTCATGTTTATAATTTGGGAACTGGTCAAGGTACCAGCGTATTAGAGTTAGTGAAAGCTTTTAAAGAAGCAAATAGTATTGAAGTCCCTTATGAAATAGTAGAGCGGAGACCTGGAGATATCGCTTCTTGTTATGCTGATGCTTCAAAAGCAAAAAGAGAACTCGGCTGGATAGCAAAACGTGATATTGTCGCTATGTGCAGAGATGCTTGGCGATTCGAAAAGAATTATAAGGATTTAGTTGAATCTAAATAG
- a CDS encoding helix-turn-helix domain-containing protein codes for MNLTIDISFLNPTSVLKELKILEAIEDNEKLTQKELSSLINVAPSMINQYLGDMENRGLLTRRYISIKNVTYHISKEGIDRKNYLLMSYLYELIKYYNFAKQNIESFFKKIEEKKLQSILLYGAGEVAETLITIKETRKDSNFKILAILDDDSQKHGKDILGCEIISPSRIFEYTADALIITSMAFEDKIKARLSELNYPEEKLINVLASNGILDSH; via the coding sequence ATGAATCTGACCATAGATATTAGCTTTTTAAACCCTACAAGTGTTTTAAAGGAATTAAAGATACTTGAAGCCATCGAGGACAATGAAAAATTGACGCAAAAAGAACTTTCTTCGTTAATAAACGTCGCACCATCCATGATCAATCAGTATTTAGGTGATATGGAAAACAGGGGTTTATTAACTAGGCGATATATATCAATTAAAAATGTTACTTATCATATTAGCAAGGAAGGAATTGATAGAAAAAATTATTTATTAATGTCCTACCTTTATGAATTAATTAAGTACTATAACTTTGCTAAACAAAATATTGAATCATTTTTTAAGAAGATTGAAGAAAAAAAACTTCAATCGATCTTGTTATATGGTGCTGGAGAAGTTGCTGAAACCCTTATTACAATAAAAGAAACGAGGAAAGATAGCAATTTTAAGATACTCGCTATTTTGGACGATGATTCACAAAAGCATGGTAAGGATATATTAGGGTGTGAAATAATTAGTCCTTCTCGAATTTTTGAATACACTGCCGATGCTCTAATTATTACGAGTATGGCATTTGAAGATAAGATAAAAGCACGGTTGAGCGAATTAAATTATCCAGAAGAAAAATTGATTAACGTCTTAGCGTCAAACGGAATATTAGATTCACATTAA
- a CDS encoding DegT/DnrJ/EryC1/StrS family aminotransferase — MQFRDLKAQYTQYKSAIDYAIQNVLNTGQYIGGKPVNELEKELAEYVGVKHCITCANGTDALSLVLMAWDVKEGDAVFVPDFTFFSTGEVVSFNGATPVFVDVDEKTFNINPNKLIQSIEKVKNAGKLNPKVVIPVDLFGLPANYNKLEKVAKQYDLLVLEDGAQGFGGNINGRMACSFGDAATTSFFPAKPLGCYGDGGAIFTNSDETAELLRSYKVHGKGVNKYDNVRIGVNSRLDTMQAAILQVKLHAFKEHELDGVNKAYQLYSEKLQDVVEIPYIPEGYYSSFAQYTIKLNSKEQRDALQAKLKEDDIPSMIYYTKPMHLQLAFADLPFDEEDYAVTNKLCDTVLSLPMHPYLKEEEITKVCDVIQEFINA, encoded by the coding sequence ATGCAGTTTCGCGACTTAAAAGCTCAATATACTCAGTATAAATCAGCTATTGATTATGCTATTCAAAATGTGCTAAACACTGGCCAATATATAGGTGGCAAACCAGTAAATGAACTTGAAAAAGAACTAGCTGAATACGTAGGTGTTAAGCACTGTATTACTTGTGCTAATGGAACAGATGCTTTGTCATTGGTTTTAATGGCTTGGGATGTAAAGGAGGGTGACGCTGTTTTCGTACCTGACTTTACATTCTTCTCAACAGGAGAAGTAGTTTCCTTTAATGGGGCTACACCGGTTTTTGTAGATGTTGATGAAAAGACCTTTAATATAAATCCTAATAAGCTTATACAATCAATTGAAAAAGTGAAAAATGCAGGAAAATTAAATCCAAAAGTAGTTATACCAGTTGATTTATTTGGGCTCCCGGCTAATTATAATAAGCTTGAGAAGGTTGCTAAACAGTACGATTTGCTTGTATTAGAAGACGGTGCACAAGGATTTGGTGGAAATATTAATGGTAGAATGGCTTGCAGTTTCGGTGACGCTGCAACTACTTCCTTTTTCCCAGCTAAGCCTTTAGGTTGTTATGGAGACGGCGGAGCAATCTTTACTAATAGTGACGAAACAGCTGAATTGCTTCGTTCCTATAAAGTTCATGGAAAAGGTGTAAATAAATATGACAATGTTAGAATTGGTGTTAATTCCAGACTAGATACGATGCAAGCAGCTATCTTGCAAGTAAAATTGCATGCGTTTAAAGAGCATGAGCTTGATGGAGTAAATAAAGCATATCAACTGTATAGTGAAAAATTGCAAGATGTTGTAGAAATACCTTATATTCCAGAAGGTTATTACTCTAGTTTTGCCCAATATACAATCAAACTTAATTCGAAAGAACAACGAGATGCACTACAGGCCAAGCTGAAGGAAGATGATATTCCAAGTATGATTTACTATACTAAACCAATGCATCTTCAACTGGCATTCGCAGATCTACCATTTGATGAGGAAGATTATGCTGTTACAAACAAACTTTGTGACACTGTTCTTTCACTCCCAATGCACCCATATTTAAAAGAGGAAGAAATTACAAAGGTATGTGATGTAATACAAGAATTTATAAATGCTTAG
- the galE gene encoding UDP-glucose 4-epimerase GalE, whose translation MKVLVTGGAGYIGSHTCVELLASGYDVVIVDNLSNSSRNVIDRIERISKRKVTFIQADVTIEPVVQALFEQHDFVGVIHFAGYKAVGESVQQPVMYYQNNLVSTMLLVKYCALYGVNKFVFSSSATVYGDNQVPFHEGLPLLPTTNPYGETKAMSERILTDVANVTPDFGVSILRYFNPVGAHESGEIGEAPNGIPNNLMPFVTQVAKGKREKLMVFGNDYNTVDGTGVRDYIHVVDLAKGHVAALEKLTPGVHVYNLGTGKGTSVLELVHAFEEATGVAIPYEIVDRRPGDIAECYADVTKAERELGWRAEKEVYEMCKDAWRFERGLVEVK comes from the coding sequence ATGAAAGTGTTGGTCACCGGTGGAGCTGGATATATTGGTTCTCATACTTGTGTGGAGTTGCTTGCTAGTGGTTATGATGTGGTGATTGTTGATAATTTGAGTAATAGTTCTCGTAATGTTATTGACCGGATTGAGCGGATCTCCAAAAGAAAGGTCACGTTTATTCAAGCTGATGTAACGATAGAGCCGGTTGTTCAAGCTCTGTTTGAGCAACACGATTTTGTTGGGGTGATTCACTTTGCGGGATACAAAGCAGTAGGAGAATCTGTGCAGCAGCCTGTAATGTATTATCAAAATAACCTGGTAAGTACGATGCTGCTGGTGAAGTACTGTGCGTTGTATGGTGTAAATAAATTTGTCTTTAGTTCGTCTGCTACTGTGTATGGAGATAATCAAGTACCTTTCCATGAAGGATTGCCATTATTACCTACCACCAACCCTTATGGGGAAACGAAAGCCATGAGTGAACGGATTTTAACGGATGTGGCCAATGTAACGCCTGATTTCGGTGTGTCAATTCTTCGTTATTTTAATCCTGTAGGAGCACATGAAAGTGGAGAGATTGGCGAAGCGCCGAATGGAATTCCTAATAACTTAATGCCCTTTGTAACTCAAGTGGCAAAAGGAAAACGAGAAAAGCTGATGGTGTTTGGCAACGACTATAACACGGTAGATGGTACAGGTGTGCGTGATTATATACATGTTGTGGATCTTGCCAAAGGGCATGTGGCAGCGTTAGAGAAGCTAACACCTGGAGTACATGTGTACAACTTAGGTACAGGTAAAGGAACAAGTGTGTTGGAGTTAGTGCATGCGTTTGAGGAAGCCACTGGTGTAGCGATTCCTTATGAGATTGTGGATCGGCGTCCGGGGGATATTGCGGAGTGTTATGCTGATGTGACTAAAGCAGAACGTGAGCTTGGATGGCGAGCGGAAAAAGAGGTTTATGAGATGTGTAAAGATGCTTGGAGGTTTGAGCGTGGGTTGGTAGAAGTGAAGTAG
- a CDS encoding dehydrogenase E1 component subunit alpha/beta: MNTTVINDVKLSQETIDSMYKKMITIRTLEETLLDLFSKGELFGTTHTSIGQEANAVASMAHIKNGDVVFSNHRCHGHYIAYGAPVDQLIAEVMGRVTGVVGGRGGSQHICYNDFYTNGIQGGIVGNATGAALANKLTGTDNIAVVFIGDGTLGEGLVYESMNFASLWDIPILFILENNRYAQTTPNELGISGSMLARPKSFGIEADQIESNDAVELYQVFEKRFDYVRNKRKPFFQIIDTYRTVPHSKGDDFRDQAEIDAWKKKDPVIILGKNVSDETKKTVMAEVTSDIQNAIKEAKDAEYTSENNIEYENIITISPKNENQLLNNLPRAKKYRGVDSLNNALHELFNEDGDVLLIGEDLLDPYGGAFKVSKGLSTKYPDRVLTTPISEGGILGLSTGLAMRGLKPIAEIMFGDFLALGADQLLNHASKYQWMYNNKVEVPLVVRAPMGGKRGYGPTHSQSIEKMFFGIPGLTVVSPSNIHEPGELLKRSVLKHRSPLLFIENKALYSEYVTRPENNKLDVFSVRESNTLFPTLHLSLSNFDMPDVTIVAYGGSVPVALEVAKQLLIDEEILVDVVVPSLLSPLPIDEIKGFVGSSNTIVTIEEGTRKFGWGAEVLAQLQVVPTVKKTLRIAAPDCPIPSSKPLELKMLPNTEQVAEKIKELF; the protein is encoded by the coding sequence ATGAATACTACAGTAATTAACGATGTTAAACTGTCTCAAGAAACTATCGATAGCATGTACAAAAAAATGATAACGATAAGAACCCTTGAAGAAACGTTACTTGATCTATTTTCAAAGGGGGAACTTTTTGGGACAACCCATACATCGATTGGCCAAGAAGCTAATGCTGTTGCATCCATGGCACATATTAAAAACGGAGATGTTGTATTTAGTAATCATAGGTGTCATGGTCATTACATTGCTTACGGAGCGCCAGTTGATCAATTAATTGCTGAAGTAATGGGAAGAGTTACTGGGGTAGTTGGTGGTAGAGGTGGAAGCCAGCATATCTGTTACAATGATTTTTATACAAATGGGATTCAAGGCGGAATTGTAGGGAATGCAACAGGAGCAGCTCTTGCTAATAAGTTAACAGGAACGGATAATATAGCGGTTGTATTTATTGGTGATGGTACTTTAGGTGAAGGATTAGTTTATGAGTCTATGAACTTTGCTTCTTTGTGGGATATCCCAATTCTATTCATTTTAGAAAATAATAGATATGCTCAAACTACACCAAATGAACTAGGTATAAGTGGATCTATGCTAGCGAGACCAAAGAGCTTTGGAATTGAAGCGGATCAAATTGAAAGTAATGACGCAGTAGAGTTGTATCAAGTATTTGAAAAAAGATTTGATTATGTGCGCAACAAAAGAAAACCTTTTTTCCAAATAATAGATACTTATAGAACTGTTCCACATAGTAAGGGTGACGACTTCAGGGATCAAGCAGAAATAGATGCATGGAAGAAGAAGGACCCGGTAATTATTTTAGGCAAAAATGTATCAGATGAAACGAAAAAAACTGTGATGGCTGAAGTAACATCAGATATTCAAAATGCAATAAAAGAAGCAAAAGATGCAGAATACACTTCTGAAAACAATATCGAATATGAAAATATTATTACTATTTCTCCTAAAAATGAGAATCAATTATTGAACAATCTACCAAGGGCAAAGAAATATAGAGGAGTCGATTCATTAAACAATGCGTTACATGAGTTGTTTAATGAGGATGGAGATGTTCTCCTTATTGGTGAAGATCTTCTTGATCCCTATGGAGGTGCTTTTAAAGTAAGTAAAGGATTGTCAACCAAGTATCCTGATCGAGTGCTAACGACTCCTATTAGTGAGGGAGGCATTTTAGGATTATCAACTGGCTTAGCCATGCGTGGTCTTAAACCTATTGCAGAAATCATGTTTGGGGATTTCCTAGCGCTTGGTGCTGATCAATTGTTAAATCACGCAAGTAAGTACCAGTGGATGTATAACAATAAAGTAGAAGTACCATTAGTAGTACGGGCACCTATGGGTGGAAAACGCGGGTATGGTCCAACCCATAGTCAATCCATTGAAAAGATGTTTTTTGGCATTCCAGGATTAACGGTTGTATCACCATCTAATATTCATGAGCCAGGTGAACTTCTCAAACGTTCTGTGCTAAAACATAGAAGCCCACTGCTATTTATTGAAAATAAAGCTTTATATAGTGAATATGTCACACGACCAGAAAATAATAAACTGGACGTGTTTTCTGTTAGAGAATCAAATACACTGTTTCCAACCCTTCATCTAAGTCTATCAAACTTTGATATGCCTGATGTAACGATTGTGGCATATGGGGGAAGTGTTCCTGTTGCTTTAGAAGTGGCCAAGCAACTCCTTATTGACGAAGAAATATTAGTGGATGTCGTTGTTCCTTCATTATTATCTCCACTACCAATAGATGAAATTAAAGGCTTTGTAGGTAGTTCGAATACGATCGTGACCATTGAGGAAGGCACAAGAAAGTTTGGTTGGGGAGCAGAAGTTCTGGCGCAATTACAAGTTGTGCCTACCGTTAAAAAGACCTTAAGAATTGCAGCTCCAGATTGTCCAATTCCAAGTAGCAAACCTCTTGAACTTAAGATGTTGCCTAATACAGAACAAGTTGCAGAAAAAATTAAGGAGTTGTTTTAA